One Phoenix dactylifera cultivar Barhee BC4 chromosome 8, palm_55x_up_171113_PBpolish2nd_filt_p, whole genome shotgun sequence genomic window carries:
- the LOC103713452 gene encoding probable inositol oxygenase isoform X1, with protein MTIAIEQPQTEVEVEDKQIPSDDPMELVLDGGFTVPETNSFGHSFRDYDAESERQKTVEEFYCTNHIHQTYNFCDSVVQVKRMREEYGKLDRAEMSIWECIELLNEFIDESDPDLDEPQIEHLLQTAEAIRKEYPDEDWLHLTGLIHDLGKVLLHPSFGQLPQWAVVGDTFPVGCAFDECNVHHKYFKENPDYSNPKYNTKLGAYSEGCGLNNVLMSWGHDDYMYLVAKENKTTLPSAALFIIRYHSFYPLHRHGAYQYLMNDEDKENLKWLHIFNKYDLYSKSKVRIDVEKVKPYYLSLIEKYFPAKLKW; from the exons ATGACGATTGCCATTGAGCAGCCTCAGACTG aGGTGGAAGTGGAAGACAAGCAGATCCCCTCTGATGATCCCATGGAGCTGGTGTTGGATGGTGGTTTCACGGTGCCCGAGACTAATTCGTTTGGCCATTCTTTCAG GGACTATGATGCCGAATCTGAGAGGCAGAAGACTGTCGAAGAGTTTTATTGCACGAACCACATTCATCAGACCTACAATTTC TGTGATTCTGTGGTTCAGGTGAAGAGGATGAGGGAAGAGTATGGCAAGTTGGATAGGGCGGAGATGAGCATTTGGGAATGCATTGAGCTGCTCAACGAGTTTATTGATGAAAGCGATCCGGATCTTGATGAGCCCCAGATCGAGCACTTGTTACAGACTGCTGAAGCAATCAGGAAGGAATATCCTGATGAGGATTGGTTGCACTTAACTGGCCTAATTCATG ATCTTGGAAAGGTTCTTCTCCATCCTAGCTTTGGACAACTTCCTCAGTGGGCTGTTGTGG GTGACACATTTCCTGTGGGGTGCGCTTTTGATGAATGCAATGTTCACCACAAG TATTTCAAAGAAAACCCAGACTACAGCAATCCTAAATACAACACCAAACTGGGAGCTTATTCTGAAGGATGCGGACTCAACAATGTATTGATGTCTTGGGGACATGATGATTATATGTACTTG GTGGCAAAAGAGAATAAGACCACTTTGCCTTCTGCTGCATTGTTCATCATCCGCTACCACTCGTTCTACC CATTGCACAGGCATGGAGCCTATCAATACCTCATGAATGATGAGGATAAAGAAAATCTGAAGTGGCTACATATATTTAA CAAATATGATCTTTACAGCAAGAGTAAAGTTAGAATAGATGTAGAGAAAGTGAAACCATACTACTTATCACTCATCGAGAAG TATTTCCCTGCGAAGTTGAAATGGTGA
- the LOC103713452 gene encoding probable inositol oxygenase isoform X2, producing MTIAIEQPQTEVEVEDKQIPSDDPMELVLDGGFTVPETNSFGHSFRDYDAESERQKTVEEFYCTNHIHQTYNFVKRMREEYGKLDRAEMSIWECIELLNEFIDESDPDLDEPQIEHLLQTAEAIRKEYPDEDWLHLTGLIHDLGKVLLHPSFGQLPQWAVVGDTFPVGCAFDECNVHHKYFKENPDYSNPKYNTKLGAYSEGCGLNNVLMSWGHDDYMYLVAKENKTTLPSAALFIIRYHSFYPLHRHGAYQYLMNDEDKENLKWLHIFNKYDLYSKSKVRIDVEKVKPYYLSLIEKYFPAKLKW from the exons ATGACGATTGCCATTGAGCAGCCTCAGACTG aGGTGGAAGTGGAAGACAAGCAGATCCCCTCTGATGATCCCATGGAGCTGGTGTTGGATGGTGGTTTCACGGTGCCCGAGACTAATTCGTTTGGCCATTCTTTCAG GGACTATGATGCCGAATCTGAGAGGCAGAAGACTGTCGAAGAGTTTTATTGCACGAACCACATTCATCAGACCTACAATTTC GTGAAGAGGATGAGGGAAGAGTATGGCAAGTTGGATAGGGCGGAGATGAGCATTTGGGAATGCATTGAGCTGCTCAACGAGTTTATTGATGAAAGCGATCCGGATCTTGATGAGCCCCAGATCGAGCACTTGTTACAGACTGCTGAAGCAATCAGGAAGGAATATCCTGATGAGGATTGGTTGCACTTAACTGGCCTAATTCATG ATCTTGGAAAGGTTCTTCTCCATCCTAGCTTTGGACAACTTCCTCAGTGGGCTGTTGTGG GTGACACATTTCCTGTGGGGTGCGCTTTTGATGAATGCAATGTTCACCACAAG TATTTCAAAGAAAACCCAGACTACAGCAATCCTAAATACAACACCAAACTGGGAGCTTATTCTGAAGGATGCGGACTCAACAATGTATTGATGTCTTGGGGACATGATGATTATATGTACTTG GTGGCAAAAGAGAATAAGACCACTTTGCCTTCTGCTGCATTGTTCATCATCCGCTACCACTCGTTCTACC CATTGCACAGGCATGGAGCCTATCAATACCTCATGAATGATGAGGATAAAGAAAATCTGAAGTGGCTACATATATTTAA CAAATATGATCTTTACAGCAAGAGTAAAGTTAGAATAGATGTAGAGAAAGTGAAACCATACTACTTATCACTCATCGAGAAG TATTTCCCTGCGAAGTTGAAATGGTGA
- the LOC103713451 gene encoding zinc finger CCCH domain-containing protein 2-like — protein sequence MMMGEGSHYNPTVHVPPWTPFDDPTAGVAYNLPVSGVTGDSGHCSPYALGEAALAALQRYLPCNEPYSAGEDSDESELADAPVDAYSCDEFRMYEFKVRRCARGRSHDWTECPYAHPGEKARRRDPRKYHYSGTACPDFRKGNCKRGDACEFAHGVFECWLHPSRYRTQPCKDGTACRRRVCFFAHTPEQLRVLPEQQQQQQLSPRTAAAMDSYDGSPLRHQHTFEPYVSKNLFSSSPTSTLISPPISPPSESPPMSPSGGPGVRRSSWPVNEVLASLRQLQLSKVRSAPNSWGYGMGGGAGFGSPRGGTGFRAGFCSLPSTPTAGAVGGGAVFLEGPEGGSLEEEEAVERVESGRPLRAKMFERLSKDSVLEKPDAATPAGPAPDVGWVSELVK from the coding sequence ATGATGATGGGAGAAGGGAGCCATTACAATCCAACGGTTCACGTCCCGCCGTGGACCCCCTTCGACGATCCGACAGCGGGGGTCGCGTACAACCTCCCCGTGAGCGGGGTCACCGGCGACAGTGGGCACTGCTCCCCCTACGCGCTgggggaggcggcgctggccgcgCTGCAGCGCTACCTCCCCTGCAACGAGCCTTACTCGGCGGGGGAGGATTCCGACGAGTCGGAGCTGGCGGACGCGCCGGTGGACGCCTACTCGTGCGACGAGTTTCGGATGTACGAGTTCAAGGTGCGGCGGTGCGCGAGGGGGCGTTCCCACGACTGGACGGAGTGCCCCTACGCCCACCCGGGCGAGAAGGCTCGTCGGAGGGACCCCCGGAAGTACCATTACTCCGGCACCGCCTGCCCGGACTTCCGGAAGGGAAACTGCAAGCGGGGCGACGCCTGCGAGTTCGCCCATGGGGTGTTCGAGTGCTGGCTCCATCCGTCCCGCTACCGGACTCAACCGTGCAAGGATGGCACCGCCTGCCGTCGCCGCGTCTGCTTCTTCGCCCACACCCCGGAGCAGCTCCGCGTGCTTCCCgagcagcaacagcagcagcagctgaGTCCGAGGACTGCAGCAGCCATGGACTCCTACGACGGTTCTCCGCTTCGTCACCAGCATACCTTTGAGCCTTACGTCTCCAAGAATCTGTTCTCGTCGTCGCCAACCTCGACGCTGATATCGCCGCCGATATCTCCGCCGTCGGAGTCGCCCCCGATGTCTCCGAGCGGTGGCCCAGGTGTGCGGCGGTCGTCGTGGCCGGTGAACGAGGTGCTGGCGTCGTTGAGGCAGTTGCAGCTGAGCAAGGTAAGGTCCGCACCGAATTCCTGGGGGTATGGAATGGGCGGCGGGGCTGGTTTTGGGTCGCCAAGGGGTGGGACGGGTTTTAGGGCGGGGTTCTGTAGCTTGCCATCGACGCCGACGGCGGGGGCGGTCGGCGGGGGAGCTGTTTTTCTGGAGGGGCCTGAAGGAGGTTCTCTTGAGGAAGAAGAGGCGGTGGAGAGAGTGGAGTCCGGGAGGCCGCTGAGGGCCAAGATGTTCGAGAGGCTTAGCAAGGACAGCGTTCTGGAGAAGCCGGATGCCGCCACGCCAGCTGGGCCGGCGCCGGACGTTGGTTGGGTGTCCGAGTTGGTGAAGTAG